In Primulina eburnea isolate SZY01 chromosome 3, ASM2296580v1, whole genome shotgun sequence, one DNA window encodes the following:
- the LOC140826938 gene encoding vacuolar-sorting receptor 3-like has translation MDCFKIPSSVILLGFFLLAFAESVMGRFVVEKNSLRVTSPDSIKGTQDSAIGNFGIPQYGGSMAGTVVYPKDNKKGCKIFDDFGVSFKTKPGALPNFVLVDRGDCFFALKVWNAQNAGAAAVLVADNIEEALITMDSPEEDGSSANYIKNITIPSALIDKTFGEKLKKAISGGDMVNVNLDWREAVPHPDDRVEYELWTNSNDECGVKCDMLMEFVKNFKGAAQILEKGGYTQFTPHYITWYCPQAFTISKQCKSQCINHGRYCAPDPEQDFSTGYEGRDVVLENLRQLCVFKVTNETNKPWIWWDYVTDFQIRCPMKEKKYNKECADSVVKSLGLDLKKIEMCMGDPEADSDNPVLKLEQDAQIGKGSRGDVTILPTLVVNNRQYRGKLEKGSVLKALCSGYEETTEPAVCLSGDVETNECLDNNGGCWLDKTANITACKDTFRGRVCECPVVNGVQFKGDGYSSCIASGPGRCKISNGGCWHDTRNGVTFSACLDNEEGKCECPPGFEGDGVKTCGDVDECKEKKACQCPECSCKNLWGSYECSCSGDLLYIRDHDTCISKRATEVKSSWTAVWITMIVLAMAAGGAYLIYKYRLRMYMDSEIRAIMAQYMPLDSQNEVPNHVNDNRA, from the exons ATGGATTGTTTTAAGATTCCAAGCTCTGTAATCTTGCTGGGGTTTTTTCTGCTGGCTTTCGCAGAATCAGTGATGGGTCGGTTTGTTGTGGAGAAGAACAGCTTGAGGGTGACGTCACCGGATAGCATAAAGGGGACTCAAGACAGTGCTATTGGAAACTTTGGGATTCCACAGTATGGGGGAAGTATGGCAGGAACTGTGGTGTACCCAAAAGATAACAAGAAAGGCTGTAAAATTTTTGATGATTTTGGGGTTTCTTTCAAGACCAAGCCTGGGGCTCTACCGAATTTTGTTCTTGTTGATCGTGGAG ATTGCTTTTTTGCTTTAAAAGTTTGGAATGCCCAAAATGCTGGGGCAGCTGCAGTTCTAGTGGCTGATAACATTGAGGAAGCATTAATAACTATGGACTCACCCGAAGAGGATGGTTCGTCGGCAAATTATATTAAGAACATAACAATTCCCTCAGCACTGATAGACAAAACTTTTGGAGAAAAATTGAAGAAAGCCATCAGTGGTGGAGATATGGTGAATGTGAATCTTGACTGGAGGGAAGCTGTTCCACACCCAGATGATCGTGTGGAATACGAACTGTGGACTAATAGCAATGACGAATGTGGCGTTAAGTGTGATATGTTGATGGAGTTTGTAAAAAATTTTAAGGGAGCAGCTCAAATTCTTGAGAAAGGCGGTTATACTCAATTTACACCACATTATATAACTTGGTATTGCCCGCAGGCATTTACCATTAGCAAACAATGCAagtctcaatgcatcaaccatGGAAGGTATTGTGCTCCAGACCCTGAACAGGATTTTAGCACGGGCTATGAAGGGAGAGATGTGGTTCTTGAAAATTTGAGACAGCTTTGCGTGTTCAAAGTGACCAATGAGACCAATAAGCCATGGATATGGTGGGACTATGTTACTGACTTTCAAATTAGATGCCCCATGAAAGAGAAGAAGTACAACAAAGAATGTGCAGACAGTGTTGTAAAATCTTTAG GTCTTGATCTGAAAAAAATCGAAATGTGTATGGGTGATCCTGAGGCTGATTCAGACAATCCAGTTCTTAAGTTAGAACAGGATGCACAA ATTGGAAAAGGATCGCGAGGTGATGTGACCATATTGCCTACACTTGTTGTTAATAATCGACAATATCGAG GGAAATTGGAAAAAGGCTCTGTTTTGAAGGCTCTCTGTTCAGGTTATGAGGAAACGACAGAGCCAGCTGTTTGTCTGAGTGGTG ATGTAGAAACAAACGAGTGCTTGGATAATAATGGAGGCTGCTGGCTAGACAAGACAGCTAACATTACAGCTTGCAAG GACACATTTCGAGGAAGAGTGTGTGAATGCCCCGTTGTTAATGGTGTGCAGTTTAAGGGAGATGGTTACAGTTCTTGTATTG CAAGTGGGCCTGGGCGGTGCAAAATTAGTAATGGAGGCTGTTGGCACGATACCAGAAATGGAGTTACTTTCTCTGCTTGTTtg GATAATGAGGAGGGAAAATGCGAGTGTCCTCCAGGATTTGAAGGTGATGGCGTTAAAACATGTGGGG ATGTTGATGAATGTAAAGAAAAGAAAGCATGTCAATGCCCAGAATGCAGCTGCAAGAACTTGTGGGGCAGTTACGAATGTTCCTGTAGTGGGGATCTATTGTATATCAGGGACCATGATACATGCATAA GTAAGAGGGCTACAGAAGTGAAGTCTTCTTGGACAGCTGTTTGGATCACTATGATTGTATTGGCTATGGCTGCTGGTGGGGCGTATCTCATTTACAAGTATAGGTTGAGG atGTATATGGACTCGGAGATCAGGGCTATAATGGCACAATACATGCCTCTAGACAGCCAAAACGAAGTTCCTAATCATGTTAACGACAATCGTGCTTGA
- the LOC140826939 gene encoding F-box protein SKIP22-like produces the protein MKLRLRSIDSKETLKVEAPNQCTLRQLKQILSQNLPNSPSPASIRLSLNRKDELRPASPGAEDSLQVLGVASGDLIFFTLNPDSVQNYSPVSEQEVGNDSNPENIHPSLESEASQDLNDVDSLSEPKISESDGLNGETLDTATQLEESAGGYMELDDGCDDNYNVSDGFSADAVEDSFSVRGYLRKVFMDELHDDCGRDHKLTLVAIHAVFSDSGFVGFDRNSNKQTDNFQFKSNWPSGCFMPSVSYTLPDIVARGGGIDNIVLNFQSLGKFMTVYGSLENESRGHSTHFLKVNEDELVPLLNVVWANCDLTESIGGFDGGVSSTSPEKELSKFWREVKDNLALPLLIGLCEKNGLKLPPCFTRLPPDLKMKILELLPGVDVAKTSCVCSELRYLASSNDLWKSKFNEQFPNERTEGQGYASWKKAFAVAWEKEKRRNVEERRGIRAAVRHPNPFFVPQGPRMIGGPHDIWPVLGAGTRTGPRDRLNPRIRNFSPPCRLGWQNNRGLI, from the coding sequence ATGAAACTCAGGCTCAGATCAATTGATTCCAAAGAAACGCTAAAAGTCGAAGCCCCGAATCAATGTACCCTTCGCCAACTCAAGCAGATTCTTTCTCAAAACCTCCCGAATTCCCCCTCTCCCGCTTCGATTCGTCTCTCCCTGAATAGAAAAGACGAGCTCCGGCCCGCCTCGCCGGGTGCCGAAGACTCTCTCCAGGTTTTAGGGGTCGCGTCTGGTGATCTTATATTCTTTACTCTCAACCCTGATTCAGTGCAGAATTATTCCCCTGTTTCGGAGCAAGAAGTTGGTAATGATTCGAACCCTGAAAATATTCATCCCTCCCTGGAATCTGAAGCTTCTCAAGATTTGAATGACGTTGATAGCCTCAGCGAACCCAAGATTTCGGAGTCTGATGGGTTGAATGGGGAAACACTAGATACGGCAACCCAGTTGGAGGAATCTGCGGGGGGTTACATGGAGTTAGACGATGGTTGTGATGACAATTACAATGTTAGTGATGGCTTTTCAGCAGACGCGGTCGAGGATTCATTTTCTGTACGTGGGTATTTGAGGAAAGTATTCATGGACGAGTTGCATGATGATTGTGGACGTGATCACAAGTTGACTTTAGTGGCAATTCATGCGGTATTTTCAGACTCTGGTTTTGTGGGATTTGATCGAAATTCAAATAAGCAAACTGATAATTTTCAGTTTAAGAGTAATTGGCCTTCAGGTTGTTTTATGCCGTCAGTGTCATACACTTTGCCAGACATTGTTGCCCGGGGTGGTGGAATTGACAATATTGTCTTGAACTTTCAAAGCTTAGGGAAGTTCATGACTGTTTATGGATCGTTAGAGAATGAATCAAGGGGACACAGTACGCACTTTTTGAAAGTGAATGAGGATGAACTAGTGCCACTTTTGAATGTTGTCTGGGCGAATTGTGATTTGACCGAAAGTATAGGAGGATTCGATGGAGGTGTTTCGAGTACATCACCTGAGAAAGAGTTGTCTAAGTTTTGGAGAGAAGTGAAAGATAATCTTGCATTACCATTGTTGATCGGTTTATGTGAGAAAAATGGTTTAAAACTACCTCCCTGCTTTACAAGACTGCCTCCTGATCTAAAAATGAAAATCCTGGAGTTGCTGCCTGGTGTTGATGTAGCTAAGACAAGCTGTGTGTGCTCGGAACTGCGATATTTGGCATCAAGCAATGACTTGTGGAAGTCAAAGTTTAATGAACAATTTCCAAATGAGAGAACCGAGGGTCAGGGATATGCTAGTTGGAAAAAGGCGTTTGCCGTGGCTTGGGAGAAGGAGAAGCGCAGGAATGTCGAGGAAAGGAGGGGGATCAGAGCAGCAGTTAGGCATCCAAACCCATTCTTTGTCCCTCAGGGACCTCGTATGATAGGCGGTCCACACGATATTTGGCCCGTCCTTGGGGCTGGTACCCGTACTGGGCCCCGTGATCGACTCAATCCTAGGATTCGGAATTTTTCTCCACCATGTAGACTTGGATGGCAAAACAACAGGGGACTCATCTGA